In Desulfuribacillus alkaliarsenatis, the following proteins share a genomic window:
- a CDS encoding indolepyruvate oxidoreductase subunit beta encodes MRQTLNILLVGVGGQGTILASKFMSQVAIDAAYDVKMSEIKGMSQRGGSVVTQLRIGDDIASPTIDKGEADYIVAFEQMEGYRWAEFLKPDGKIMISEQQIEPMPVIMGVADYPSEIIEKIDTLGLDVASVDALKIATECGTPKAANIVLMGYLAKQLPIAKEIWVGALEKIIPERFLELNKQAFEKGYQL; translated from the coding sequence ATGCGACAAACATTAAATATTCTGCTCGTCGGCGTTGGTGGACAAGGTACAATCCTAGCTAGTAAATTCATGAGCCAAGTAGCAATTGATGCTGCATACGATGTCAAAATGTCGGAAATCAAAGGAATGTCGCAGCGTGGCGGTAGTGTAGTTACACAGTTACGTATCGGTGATGACATTGCTTCCCCTACGATAGATAAAGGTGAAGCTGACTACATCGTAGCCTTTGAACAAATGGAAGGCTATCGCTGGGCTGAATTCCTAAAGCCCGATGGTAAAATAATGATAAGTGAACAACAAATTGAACCTATGCCTGTTATCATGGGTGTTGCTGACTACCCTAGTGAAATTATTGAGAAAATTGACACTTTAGGCTTAGATGTAGCTAGTGTCGATGCACTGAAAATCGCTACTGAGTGTGGAACTCCTAAGGCAGCCAACATCGTACTGATGGGCTATCTAGCGAAACAGCTACCAATAGCCAAAGAAATATGGGTCGGCGCACTTGAGAAAATCATCCCTGAGCGCTTCCTAGAATTAAATAAACAAGCATTTGAAAAGGGCTACCAGCTATAA
- a CDS encoding TRAP transporter substrate-binding protein, translated as MRRNCLLVILVTLVAALTIIGCSSANPTGDAGGKNISLNFATFWPSGDFQVTEGHEAWAAELKARVEAETDHRLNINFQTGGVLLGATEIYEGVASGVADIGSTSPSYTAGIFRATTALELPGFNNDNALVASMTIQEAYETIEAIQNEYSDVKVMHFWATGPGDIITTSPVTTLEDLRGMEIRVAGRSPAMEALGAEPVSLPMSESYLSLDQGIVRGILGPTDILQGFRLAEVTSHIVKTPYLYNITFVKVMNLDTWNSLPSDVQEIFNEVNAKYVYEYGVLRSNYTKQGQQFAIEEFGHEVITLSSAEEARWLDAISGVQDNWVADMSRNGLPAQEIIEKVRDIDQKQSTEYGNYFQ; from the coding sequence GTGAGAAGAAATTGTTTGTTAGTTATTTTGGTAACGCTAGTTGCCGCACTTACAATAATCGGTTGTTCGTCAGCGAATCCAACTGGTGATGCAGGTGGGAAGAATATATCATTAAACTTTGCAACATTTTGGCCAAGTGGCGACTTTCAAGTAACAGAAGGGCATGAAGCATGGGCAGCTGAGCTTAAAGCCCGCGTTGAAGCGGAAACAGATCATAGATTAAACATCAACTTTCAAACTGGCGGTGTGTTATTAGGGGCAACTGAGATTTATGAAGGAGTTGCAAGTGGTGTAGCAGATATAGGGTCAACTAGCCCATCATACACAGCAGGAATATTCCGTGCTACAACAGCCCTTGAACTACCTGGCTTTAATAACGACAATGCGTTAGTTGCTTCGATGACTATTCAAGAAGCATACGAAACTATTGAAGCTATACAAAATGAATACAGTGATGTTAAGGTTATGCACTTTTGGGCTACTGGCCCTGGTGACATTATTACAACAAGTCCAGTAACAACCTTAGAGGATTTAAGGGGTATGGAAATTCGTGTTGCTGGTCGCTCACCTGCAATGGAAGCGTTAGGTGCTGAGCCAGTATCGTTGCCAATGTCAGAATCATACTTATCCCTAGACCAAGGAATTGTTAGAGGCATCCTAGGCCCTACAGATATCTTACAAGGCTTTCGTTTAGCAGAAGTTACTAGTCACATAGTAAAGACACCATATCTATATAACATCACATTCGTTAAAGTCATGAATCTTGATACATGGAATTCGTTACCTAGTGATGTTCAAGAAATTTTTAATGAAGTCAATGCAAAGTATGTCTACGAGTACGGTGTACTTAGATCTAATTACACTAAACAGGGTCAGCAATTTGCAATTGAAGAATTTGGCCATGAAGTGATTACACTATCGTCAGCAGAAGAGGCGCGTTGGCTTGATGCGATTAGTGGCGTTCAAGATAATTGGGTCGCTGATATGTCTAGAAACGGACTGCCTGCTCAAGAAATTATCGAAAAAGTTCGAGATATTGACCAAAAGCAGTCAACAGAGTACGGAAATTATTTTCAATAG
- a CDS encoding TRAP transporter large permease codes for MTSVAAAILSIIVLFVLLFLRMPVSFIMLVVGMGGYAYMVSPTAAYTMSVQTIYNNFSSYSLIVIPLFVWMGFIAYYSGLSTKIYAATYKIVGDLPGGLSIATIAACTAFGAICGSTTATAATMSAVSMPEMNKYNYKKSFSTASIAAGAIIGVMIPPSVIFILYGVSTGESIAKLFVAGIVPGLLLMLLFMLTVYIKAVRNPEIAPAGPKIPLKEKFFALFSGGMEVVFIFIAVMGGLFQGWFTPTEAGAVGAFATLVVTVIRRSLTWEGFRKSLEESVKLSAMILFLVAAAFVYSRFLAVTGLPASVASLAVEATLHPVIILLLILLAYFLLGLFIDGLALVLMTTPIFYPIAIALGFDPIWFGVIVVLALGMGVITPPVGANVYVVAGVAKDVDVMEIFSGIWPFLFAIVVCIVLLILFPQIALFLPGLM; via the coding sequence ATGACATCAGTAGCTGCTGCCATATTATCTATAATAGTTTTATTTGTATTATTATTCTTACGCATGCCTGTATCCTTTATCATGCTTGTTGTTGGAATGGGCGGTTACGCTTATATGGTTTCGCCTACGGCCGCTTATACAATGTCAGTGCAGACTATATACAATAATTTTTCATCTTACTCACTCATTGTAATTCCACTTTTCGTATGGATGGGTTTTATAGCTTACTATTCGGGCTTAAGTACCAAGATATATGCTGCTACATATAAAATTGTCGGCGATTTACCTGGTGGACTATCGATTGCTACAATTGCAGCCTGTACAGCCTTCGGTGCGATATGTGGTTCAACTACAGCTACAGCCGCCACTATGAGTGCTGTATCAATGCCAGAGATGAACAAATACAATTATAAAAAGTCCTTTTCAACTGCTTCAATTGCAGCAGGGGCAATTATCGGAGTTATGATTCCCCCAAGTGTTATATTTATCCTATATGGTGTGTCAACAGGTGAATCTATCGCTAAGTTATTCGTTGCAGGAATTGTTCCAGGATTACTTCTAATGCTGTTATTTATGTTAACCGTATATATAAAAGCAGTAAGAAATCCCGAAATAGCACCTGCTGGCCCTAAAATTCCACTTAAAGAAAAGTTTTTTGCACTCTTTTCTGGTGGGATGGAAGTAGTATTTATCTTCATTGCAGTCATGGGTGGACTATTTCAGGGTTGGTTCACACCAACGGAAGCTGGAGCCGTTGGTGCTTTTGCTACATTAGTAGTGACTGTTATTAGACGTTCGTTAACCTGGGAAGGTTTTCGTAAGTCACTAGAAGAGTCAGTGAAGTTATCGGCCATGATACTATTCCTAGTTGCAGCTGCTTTCGTATATAGCCGCTTCCTAGCTGTAACTGGTCTACCTGCTTCAGTCGCATCCTTAGCAGTTGAAGCTACTTTACATCCAGTAATTATCTTGTTGCTAATTTTACTTGCCTATTTCCTTTTGGGACTATTCATAGATGGGCTTGCTTTAGTACTAATGACTACACCGATATTTTATCCGATTGCTATAGCCTTAGGCTTTGATCCTATATGGTTCGGAGTAATTGTAGTACTTGCTTTAGGTATGGGTGTTATCACCCCTCCAGTTGGGGCTAATGTGTACGTTGTTGCAGGAGTTGCCAAGGACGTCGATGTCATGGAAATATTTAGCGGCATTTGGCCATTCTTATTCGCTATAGTGGTATGTATTGTATTACTTATCCTGTTCCCACAAATAGCACTATTCCTACCAGGTCTCATGTAA
- a CDS encoding phenylacetate--CoA ligase family protein — translation MIYNKEFGCTTPYDFHTLDRDSLEQIQLEHLQKTVARVYDKVPHYREAFNKLGITPADIKSLADVRKLPFTTKDALRDNYPFNLFAADLEDIVRIHASSGTTGKPTVVGYTKQDLDTWAEVVARIATNAGVTPKDRAQICFGYGLFTGGFGLHYGLERLGALIIPASVGQTKKQIMLMQDFKTTVLICTPTYALHLAEVAEEMGLDPRTDLSLRIGMFGSEPWTDDMRQEIEERLGIIATDNYGMSELIGPGVAGECTCKNGMHINEDHFLVEVIDPVTEEPVPLGEKGELVFTTLTKEGFPVIRYRTRDISRLIPEECECGRASLRMQKVMGRTDDMLKIRGVNVFPSQIESVLAGIPGTTTHYQIIVTRRGHLDAIEVQVEMDPNHFTGSYRDLEQLEKTVHDQIKTVLSVAAKVKLLEPKSLERTAGKAVRVIDRRHASAV, via the coding sequence TTGATCTACAATAAGGAGTTTGGCTGCACTACACCCTACGACTTCCACACACTAGATCGCGACAGCTTAGAGCAAATTCAATTAGAACATCTGCAAAAAACCGTAGCTAGGGTGTATGACAAAGTGCCCCATTATCGCGAGGCATTTAATAAGCTTGGAATTACACCCGCTGACATCAAATCGCTTGCAGATGTACGAAAACTGCCTTTCACTACTAAGGACGCACTGAGAGATAATTATCCATTTAATCTATTTGCAGCTGACTTAGAGGATATAGTTCGTATTCACGCTTCCTCAGGCACTACTGGCAAGCCAACGGTTGTTGGTTATACCAAGCAAGACTTAGACACCTGGGCTGAAGTAGTTGCAAGAATTGCTACCAATGCTGGCGTAACACCGAAGGATAGAGCTCAGATTTGCTTTGGATACGGATTATTCACAGGTGGCTTTGGTCTACATTACGGATTAGAAAGACTGGGAGCTTTAATCATACCTGCTTCAGTCGGACAAACGAAGAAGCAAATCATGCTTATGCAGGACTTTAAAACAACGGTATTGATTTGCACACCAACCTATGCACTGCATTTAGCTGAAGTTGCTGAGGAAATGGGACTTGATCCCCGTACTGACTTATCCCTCCGCATAGGGATGTTTGGTTCAGAACCGTGGACCGATGATATGCGCCAGGAAATTGAAGAGCGCCTCGGAATAATAGCCACAGATAATTATGGCATGAGCGAGCTTATCGGACCTGGTGTAGCTGGAGAATGCACCTGCAAAAACGGTATGCACATTAATGAAGATCACTTCTTAGTAGAGGTTATTGATCCTGTTACCGAAGAGCCTGTACCTTTAGGTGAAAAGGGTGAGCTTGTGTTTACAACCCTAACTAAGGAAGGCTTCCCTGTTATCCGCTATCGTACGCGAGATATTAGTAGACTAATCCCTGAAGAGTGCGAATGCGGTAGAGCTTCCCTACGGATGCAAAAGGTTATGGGTAGAACTGATGATATGCTTAAGATTCGTGGCGTTAACGTGTTTCCATCACAAATCGAAAGTGTATTGGCTGGCATCCCAGGTACGACCACCCATTACCAAATCATCGTAACTAGACGTGGCCACTTAGATGCTATTGAAGTACAGGTAGAAATGGATCCAAATCATTTTACAGGTAGTTATCGAGATCTTGAACAGCTAGAAAAAACAGTTCACGACCAAATTAAAACTGTCCTATCAGTAGCTGCTAAAGTTAAATTACTAGAGCCTAAGTCTTTAGAACGTACAGCTGGTAAAGCCGTTAGGGTAATCGACCGTCGCCATGCTAGCGCCGTATAG
- the iorA gene encoding indolepyruvate ferredoxin oxidoreductase subunit alpha, whose translation MAKQLMSGNEAFARGAYEYGVRVAAAYPGTPSTEILENIAKYKDTIYSQWSPNEKVSLEVGIGASFGGSRALVAMKHVGLNVAADPLMTVTYSGVRAGLVIISADDPGMHSSQNEQDNRFFAKFAKIPLLEPSNSQEAKDMVGTALEISEQFDTPVLVRSTTRISHSLSLVELNEPIKAPIKPYEKDEKKYVMVPAYARQRRVIIEDRLRKLEEYSETTPLNRVEMNDTSIGVITSGVSYQYAKEALPNASILKLGFSYPLPKKKIEEFAKQVDVLYVIEELDPFMEEQIRAMGIAVKGKDVLPNIGELSVQIIRQKILGESIANLEAAATVAEKLSEQPTPGRPPVLCPGCPHRGVFFTLKKMKLVVSGDIGCYTLGSLPPLSAMDTTICMGYSIGGAHGMELANPDLKGKTVAVIGDSTFLHTGVNGLMDIVYNGGQTTTLILDNRITAMTGQQENPASGKTLMGDAATEVDIALLCKSLGVKRVFKAKPFELQELQNLIKEELAVNEPSVIIVEHPCIFVDDNKYEPVKINENCTTCTSCMRIGCPAIVKKGNKIEINQNLCYGCDLCIQLCHFDAIVKCSDKGGC comes from the coding sequence ATGGCAAAACAACTTATGTCAGGAAACGAAGCATTTGCTCGTGGCGCTTACGAGTATGGCGTGCGCGTTGCCGCTGCCTACCCTGGTACACCAAGTACCGAAATTCTAGAAAACATAGCAAAATACAAAGACACCATCTATAGTCAGTGGTCACCTAATGAAAAGGTTTCACTGGAGGTAGGTATTGGTGCTTCCTTTGGCGGAAGCCGCGCTTTAGTTGCTATGAAGCACGTTGGTCTTAATGTAGCTGCAGATCCACTTATGACAGTTACCTATTCTGGAGTCCGTGCTGGACTAGTAATTATTTCAGCCGACGACCCTGGGATGCACAGCTCGCAAAATGAGCAGGACAACCGATTCTTCGCTAAATTTGCAAAAATTCCGTTGTTAGAGCCAAGTAATAGCCAAGAAGCAAAGGACATGGTAGGAACTGCCCTAGAAATTAGCGAGCAGTTTGATACCCCTGTGCTAGTACGTTCAACAACAAGAATTTCTCACTCTTTAAGCCTAGTAGAATTAAATGAGCCAATTAAAGCTCCAATAAAGCCTTACGAAAAAGATGAGAAAAAATACGTAATGGTTCCTGCATACGCTAGACAACGTCGTGTAATCATCGAGGATCGCTTACGTAAATTAGAAGAATATAGTGAAACTACTCCTTTAAACCGTGTTGAAATGAACGATACGTCCATCGGTGTAATTACTAGTGGAGTATCATATCAATATGCCAAAGAAGCTCTTCCAAACGCTTCCATATTAAAGCTAGGGTTTAGTTATCCCCTACCTAAGAAAAAAATTGAAGAGTTCGCTAAACAAGTAGATGTACTTTATGTAATAGAAGAATTAGATCCATTTATGGAAGAACAAATTCGCGCTATGGGTATTGCCGTCAAAGGCAAAGATGTGTTGCCTAACATTGGTGAGCTTAGCGTGCAAATTATCCGTCAGAAAATTCTTGGTGAGTCAATCGCTAACTTAGAAGCTGCTGCGACCGTTGCTGAAAAACTATCTGAGCAACCAACTCCAGGTCGCCCGCCAGTGCTTTGTCCTGGATGTCCACACCGCGGCGTTTTCTTCACGCTGAAGAAAATGAAGCTTGTCGTATCGGGTGATATTGGCTGTTACACCCTCGGATCTCTTCCACCTCTAAGTGCTATGGATACTACGATCTGCATGGGCTATAGTATCGGTGGTGCCCATGGTATGGAGCTTGCAAATCCAGACCTTAAAGGAAAAACCGTAGCAGTAATAGGAGATTCGACCTTCTTACACACTGGTGTCAATGGGCTAATGGATATTGTCTATAATGGTGGTCAGACTACTACGTTAATCCTGGACAACAGAATAACTGCAATGACGGGACAGCAAGAAAACCCTGCCAGTGGTAAAACTCTTATGGGCGATGCAGCTACAGAAGTTGATATAGCACTATTATGTAAATCCCTTGGTGTTAAACGCGTATTTAAAGCTAAACCTTTTGAACTGCAGGAATTACAGAATTTAATAAAAGAAGAGCTCGCTGTCAATGAACCTTCGGTAATCATCGTTGAGCATCCTTGTATCTTTGTCGACGACAATAAATATGAGCCAGTTAAAATTAATGAAAACTGTACTACTTGTACTTCCTGTATGCGTATCGGATGTCCAGCAATCGTGAAAAAGGGCAATAAAATTGAAATCAATCAAAACCTTTGCTATGGTTGCGACCTCTGTATCCAGCTATGCCATTTCGATGCCATAGTAAAATGCTCAGACAAGGGAGGCTGCTAA
- a CDS encoding TRAP transporter small permease has product MKYLNQLAGTISTRLSQIAQIALVAVMLLIVSNIILRRIWKPIPGTVELVEILGAVILGTSVAYCLYKKGHIFVNVFVRNLSFRKQAAIDIFTNVLSITATSLLTWQTFVYGNRMMNRGLATGQLEIPLWPIIYLVGIGFAVVVLVLANNLLTAYINLRKGEEQ; this is encoded by the coding sequence ATGAAATACTTAAATCAATTAGCTGGCACAATTTCCACTAGATTATCACAAATTGCGCAAATTGCTTTAGTTGCGGTCATGCTATTAATTGTATCTAATATAATACTGCGTAGAATTTGGAAGCCAATTCCTGGCACTGTTGAGTTAGTTGAAATCCTTGGTGCAGTAATTTTAGGAACTAGTGTCGCTTATTGCTTATACAAAAAAGGGCACATCTTTGTTAATGTTTTTGTTCGCAATTTATCCTTTCGCAAGCAAGCAGCTATAGACATATTTACAAATGTATTGTCCATAACAGCGACTTCGCTTTTAACTTGGCAAACATTTGTGTACGGCAATCGCATGATGAACCGAGGTCTTGCAACTGGTCAGCTTGAAATACCGTTATGGCCTATCATATATTTAGTCGGTATCGGCTTCGCTGTAGTTGTACTTGTACTTGCAAATAACCTACTTACAGCATATATAAACCTACGAAAAGGAGAAGAACAATGA